Below is a genomic region from Henckelia pumila isolate YLH828 chromosome 3, ASM3356847v2, whole genome shotgun sequence.
gctttaattttttgaattgagCTACTCGGactaatatcaaattaatccaaaattattcaaaactaatacataaaaaatttcaaaaaaacttTGTGGGTGGCACAATATTATTTAGTTCCGCCCTTGCAACATAATTAATACTAACATAAtcgcacacgcgttgcgtgtgtataaaatcatgcaatatatTTACTAttgtatgttatatataaatattattttttaaataatatttaaatttattttttaacatttataaaataatataaaaataaatttatattttttatatcaatttatcttatctacaatgtttagttgagaaaaatatggaaatttgaaatattaaaacaaaaacaaataaaaataaaattataatatttatattacataaggGAAATTTCGGCAATTTAAAAGATGATGTCTAAGTGggagattctttatatatagggaGATATAtttaaaaagaagaaaggaactttgctaaaaaatattgatcaacAGTATATTGTTTTAACACAAATATAATTCTaatcataattatatataattgtaGCTTATATAAATATTGCAAAAGTATTGCGATCATTGCAAGTTCAACTAGCTAGCTAGTTTAACttcatattaaaaaatattgttgAAGTTACTCCCAAATTCACACACATGCAGAATCGATCTCATGCTAATTAATCCACAACAACATGTTCAAATTAAATGGTGTATGTATACGGCTTGTTAGAAGATAGATATTAATGAGTCTGTTAAAAAGAAATGTATACAATTAAGTAATTCGATCGACCGATCCATTTACAACGTACTCcaataatattattcaattccttaatttgaatattatatatatatatatatatatattaattacacACACAGGACTAGCTAACTGCTGCCGAATGATGGAGATGAAAGCAGGTGGGGACCAACGAGCTGATGCCGTGAAACAATCTTGATGCGAGAtgatggtggtggtggtggcggCGGCTGCTGCTGCTGCATCTTCCGGCAAGAGGGGCGGCTTTGATGAAGGGATGATCAAGAAGCACGTGGGCAGTACATCTTGATGTTGGATCCTTAACAAAACATTTTTTGAGAAAATCCATGGCCTCTTTGGAAATCAGCTTCCTCGGCATCTCCGGAATCTGATCGCTACAACCGATTTTCATCATCACATCAACGGCATTCATACATGATTTATCAAACTTCCAAGGGGAATTATTCCCTGTCAACATGGACAAAACGGTGCATCCCAAAGACCAAACATCCGATTGAGGTACGTATGTTTGATTGGATATCGACTCCGGCGCTGCATAAAGAACAGTACCCCTGAAACccccatcatcatcatcttcgtcTTCGCCGCCTCGGCCACGCATGTTAAGAGCACTTCCAAGGTCTGCGAGCTTCGCAGTATCTTCAACACCAGCTTCTTTAACGATGAGGATATTGTGGGGCTTAATGTCGCAGTGCACGTACCCCATTGCGTGCATATGAGAAAGAGCCACGAGAATTGATCTCGTGTGCTTCTTCACAAGAGGCTCCGGCAAGCCTTTTCCGGCGTTAGAAGACTTGTTGATCTCGCCGGCCAAACAACCTCCGGAGGCGTACTCGAGAAAGATATTGTACAACTCCTGACCATCTTCTTGGGACGTCTCGTCCCCGAAACATCGGATGATGAACGGACAATTGTTGAAACGATCCAACAACTTCTTTTCTTTCACTAGTGATTTGCATTCCGATGATTTTGATGATTTTACAGCAACCACCAGGCAGCTGCTATCTTCTTGTTGGATTACGCCTTTGCTCACAAAAGCGAAACCACCTCTTCCCAATTCTTCTCCTCTAATCCAATGCATTTCTTCGTGTGTTTCTTGCGTACGTTCTTTTCAGAATTTGGTTTAAGATGAAAAAGCTAGAATGGATCGGAAGGTGTTTATATAGAGGGAATTCCCGAGCGCTTACAATTTGTATTCTGTGAGGAGTTTGGTTTTCTAATTAGGATGGGATTTTCATTGATTGCCTAATTAGGAGACCAATTTAAAATTTACAAGTTCAATGTAATTTGcttttaaaatcaaatttacgAGTTTAAAATGTGATCACATTTGTAGCTTTtgcaaatttatattaaatattttcaaatttacgAGTTTAAAATGTtgacaaaattttaatatttgtaaAGGGGATAATATATGTCTTCACCCCAAAATTATATGGCccctttggtttttttttttttttgttgaagacgttcttttagtttttttttccttgttCCTATTATATATTTTCCCAAACTTTAATTTCAAatccaattttaaattcaaatccaattcaAATTCCAATTTTTAAAAGAACCAAACACATTGTTAGGAATATAACTAACATCAATATTTTTTCAGTGTATTTTGCAAATTATAGCTTCTAAACTTTttctacaaatatttttatttataatatattatcgACATAATCCTTTCTACAAGATGATAATATTTATCActaattcattatttttaaatttttataacaaTTACAATGagtaaaatagaaaaaaaaacatataaattaCAATTCCAAAATGAAAATTTACCCTAGAAGAATTTCCTTGTTTTTTTCGGATGTTATCTGAAGTAGTAGTTAGATAATTTCCGATAGATGCACATGAAGTAAAATTGTACTGTTTTACTTCGCATTAAAACGAAAGTAATAGGAAGATAATTACATAAGTCTTTGCCCAGTCCATGAAACCCCAAACcgatttgaaattatttttaaatatttataacaATTACAATGagtaaaaatagaaaaaaaaaacatataaattaCAAGTCCAAAATGAAATTTATAAACCACTTAGGCCACAACCAAAACcaaatattttgttttctttttcttcgaATAGCATATGCTGATAGTTGTTAGTGGTTGAGTACTTGAGTTCGTgcatattctttttttttttttgggcaaaaAACACTTCTTAATACTATAATCCTTCTGAAATAGTTGCTCGATCGGATCGCTACAAAGATCAAACGTCTGTCAACCGTTTTGCACAACAAGGTTAGTTTCTCGGACAAGATTATCTTCTCTTCTCTAGTGAAGCAGAAGATCCAATTCTTtagttttttaatttatttagataaatttagaagattttttttttaattcttctGTTCATGATAAGCATGTTTCGAGTTCACTCAAGTCCCGTATGCGGACAATTATTTCATATCATTATAATCTGATCAATATTGTATTTGTACTCTAAAAAAAATACACGTACAATATgtgcttaaaatattttattttttaaaattaattttgttcgaaaatcaatttttatcaaataaaaatataatttaatccaAATTTTAATGCTTACATTTTCAGGGTatagttatatttttttataatttgaaaACCCATTAATAGATTAGGTGATTAACCGATCTAAATGTGGATATTACTTGTGTGAAAATGTTGAGTTTGTGGGAATTGGAGTATAGATCCACAGAATTGGgttgttttttcttttctttcttttttttttttttttaagaaatgcGAAGATGTTGAGGGTGTAGGAAGATAACTATCTTAAGGCTTAGTGTctgtttgtttttttgtttttgtttttgtttttgttttaaaatgtAGACATTGAATAATGGGAAGTTAGAAGAATATCCGAGGAacgtgaaaaaaatttattaagctCTCACTCGTTGGTcgttatatatactagtaattTGATGTACGCATTGTAAGTTTGCGCAATCTGTTTTTTTAACGAAAAcccaaaaatttaaatgatgacataaaaaaaatacaaaaaattagaattttacAAAGATGGGTGATGTTTTTATAAATTGAGAAAAATTAAAGAACATAAAAGTACATGACATTTtggactttttttaaaaaaagaagatTGAAGGATTTAAAATGAGAGGGCCATATCAACGTACAAACCCTCCTCTCAATTTTAGTACATCATATAGATAGGAatagataaagaaaaaaaaaaccaagattGCAGCATCATAAATTAATGTGTCATTTGGTCACGATAAGCGTTCCCGAAAAGGACTTCTAGAAATGGTTCACGAGGATGAAATAGATATCGAAGTGTCTCCGAAAAAACGACTGGGATTCTTACACTCTCGTGCTCTCTAAGCTTGGCTTCCGCCAAAATCCAGATCAAAGGCTTCAAAAAATTcttgttttataatttaattacaaaatttttgaaacaaaaataaattaaaaacaaaatcacGATTACACGCTAGTTATGATAATATGATATGCTATACTTTAAACTATTAACTATCGATCCCCAATAAATGTCCAATAAATACAGCTTAAAACCCCATATATAATTTCTGCTACCTGttagaataaaaatattgttgCTATGAGTAGGGCAAAAACCATACTCACCAAATAAGTACTTCTCCGTTTTGTTTTTTATAAGATGTTCGCACGAATATCTAACTGCAAAACCAAAAAACAAGAGTTCTTCTCCCGATGTAGCATAGACTTACCCCATACTTTAATGTTCACGTTTCGAATCCACAAATTATTCAGCGAGTATGAATTTTCGTGTCTTCTTATTCGGAAAGGATTGTGACACAATCTTAATATCTTCCAGATCCTGGAATCAAGAAGAGCCAACATTTATCACCTCAATTTTGAAAACTAATGATCTTGCTACATAGCCAATATTAGGCATTAATGGAGTTTTCGTTCGAATCTAGGGGAGAAAAAGATCATGAATAATTTTCTAAACGAATAATGTTACCTATCAGAATATAGGGGCACTGCTTGGCTATTAAAAAGTTGAATCTCGTCCTTCAGCATCTGTTTcaagtttaaaattttccatTTGAAGAAGGAAGGCTCGTCTTCCGAATCGGCCATGGGGCACCTCCCATTACAGCTTCAATTTCTTGTATCTCTCGTGGAACTTTCGTCATGTTTACGCAACCATCTGATGTAACATACTGAAAACGTACAAAAGAGAGCACATGATTTGCATATTTCTGATTCTGaagttttgagattttaaaaTACGGTCGTAACTTCAAAACATTAGACAGAACCTTATATCACAAAAGGTTGGAAGAAAATTGTGATATTTTTGATGATTGAAAAGGGTAAAACCAGCTGAGCCATTCATTAATAAAGTGATTATAACTTCACTTCAAGATCAAAGATCAAGATCAAAGGACAAGTGGAAACCAAACCATGATCACCCCAAGTCAATATAACCAGTACAACTGTACAAGCTAGCAAAGGCCTCTTTATGAAATTAGTAAATTTGAGATTCACGACAGTGAGAGAATATTACATAAAAGGTTAAAAAAATATACTGATTCTGTTAAAGAAAGATGAGccaaggaaataccacatcactTTCAATTCGAACCCCTCCAAAATCTCTAAATCTGATGATCTTTTCCTGgttgaaatattttgatgttttgggATTTTCCATTGCAGGAAGTAACAAGGCATTAATGAAATAACAACCGGGTTCCACAGTTATCACCTGCAGTTGAGACACTGTAAAATTCTCACGTAATAGTTAATGAAAATCAAGGATAGATAAAGATTTTACAGCATGCGTGTCTACCAAAATATGATGCAGATATCAAAGCAGCATTGGAGCGCAGTTTGCAACAATTTAACAACAAAGAGATTATGCAAATCACATCTCTTTGTAAGATAATTGAATTTTAAGGACACTGAAATTTTGTTTGAAAAAAGACGACATACAGGTTATTACAACTAATATTTACACTATGGAAACATCAAAGTTCAACACTATAACAAAAGAAATGGTAACATGGAAACAGAATAGCTAATTTTCACAGTGCAGGTTTTTAAAACAGAaaatatggaaaaaaaaatgtaacaTCAAACTGACTGGT
It encodes:
- the LOC140888344 gene encoding mitogen-activated protein kinase kinase kinase 20-like, with amino-acid sequence MHWIRGEELGRGGFAFVSKGVIQQEDSSCLVVAVKSSKSSECKSLVKEKKLLDRFNNCPFIIRCFGDETSQEDGQELYNIFLEYASGGCLAGEINKSSNAGKGLPEPLVKKHTRSILVALSHMHAMGYVHCDIKPHNILIVKEAGVEDTAKLADLGSALNMRGRGGEDEDDDDGGFRGTVLYAAPESISNQTYVPQSDVWSLGCTVLSMLTGNNSPWKFDKSCMNAVDVMMKIGCSDQIPEMPRKLISKEAMDFLKKCFVKDPTSRCTAHVLLDHPFIKAAPLAGRCSSSSRRHHHHHHLASRLFHGISSLVPTCFHLHHSAAVS